TGAAGGAAACTTATAATAACCAGTTGAGATAGCCAACACCTAGGCTGCTATATACGATTAGCTCCAGAAAAAAACATAACCATGTTCACAGGAAAGATGTCCGCACTTGTATGTATTCCCTTTTTCCTCTTTGCATCGCTCTTAAATGCCAGAGGCCAAGATCAACCTATGAAAACAAAGAGAACACCGTTTTCCTGCGTCTTTATTTCTGATGCTAGAATTGCGTCTCTAAAAGAAGCTGTCAGCAGGAAACAAAGTCCCACCGATTCTACACATGAGGCGTGTCGGGTCTATGCGGAAGAGAACCTTGACCGTGTGCCTACAACTCCGAAGAAATGGTATATACCTGGATTCTACAGGGACGCTGAAGCAGGCTGTGACCAGAGGTGCGGGGCATACTGATGTTTAGTAGGGTGATCGCGAGAGCGATTGCCTTCGTGCGGATCAAAGCTCAAGCCAAGCAACGGCTGTCGCCATCACTCTACGCTTCTAATCTGAGCTCAAAATCAGTTTTCCGTAGATCTGGCCACACTCGTGAGGTTGGTTTAAGACAATTGAAGCCTGATGTGAAGGTGTCCGCCTCTAATTGGGCTACTTGCAGACTTTGGTTCTTTGCAGCTTTGAGGAGATTCTAGTTACTGATGGCACTCATGGCCAAGCTGGGGCTTGGCGTTTCTAGGATATAGATTTTCTGCAGAGACTCTGACGGGGTTGGATTATCTGGCTAATAGGCCCTGCCGGATTGAAATGCGCCTCGAATCTTGCATGTCATCCCGGCCTTGGACATCTTAAAGGGTTTCTCATGTCCAACGATACTCATCCAATGCCTCCAGCATCGTCACTGAATCGCACTTATGATGCGCATTTTGCGACTGACGATGCATACAGGGACGCACTTCCCGACCCCCAGAACAATGGGCGTCCAGCGGTTGTGAAGGCCGATGCGCCCATCGCTCATGTGGGTGTGTCGAATTTTAGACTCCCGCTCAGATTTGCGCGGCACGGCGGCTCCGAGATCACACTCGAAGCGTCTATCCTTGGATCTGTCCCGTGCCCCGGAGGTCGAAAGGGCATCAATATGTCACGTATCGTACGTTCGTTTTACGACCATAAGGATCAGCTGTTTTCCTTAGATTCCCTGGAACCTATTTTGCGCGATTATTGTGCCGAGTTGGACGCCGAGCAGGCTAGACTCAAGCTGTCCTTCAATTACCCGATCGAACAGCATTCGCTGCGCAGCGGGATGACAGGCACCCAGTTTTACCAGTCTGCTTTCGAGGGCCTCATCGAGGCAGACAGTAGGTTTCGACGACGCATCGAATTTGATTTCGTCTACTCTTCAGCGTGCCCCTGCTCCGCCGACTTGGCTGAACACGCTGAGCTGACACGATCAGCCTATTCAGTTCCCCATTCCCAACGCAGTAAGGCCCGTGTTTGGATCGAACTCGCACCTGGAGAAAACTTAAGCCTAGAGAGCATTCAACGGCTCTGCCTCTCTGCTTTGAAAACCGAGACGCAAGTTTTAGTGCGCCGGGAAGACGAGCAAGCGTTTGCAGAGCTCAATGGTGCCCATTTAAAATTTGTGGAAGATGCGGCACGGCAACTGTCCGAGAAGTTAGAAAGCCGAGACGAGATCCTGGATTACCGTATCGCTTGTTCTCACCTAGAATCTTTGCATTCCCACGATGCTATAGCTGTCATGGTCAAGGGCATCGAAGGAGGATACACGGGCGACTTTGATGCGTTTGCAACTTTGGTCGTTTAGTGTAAACGGCCGGTAAGTTCACTCACGTTTGATCAAAGTTTGGGGTATGATCCCACCAGCAAAGACCGAATACTTCTTTATTAGTTATTAAAATACCCCAGTCATGTCCTCAACGCATCAACGCGACCCCGAGCTATTCGATGTAGTCAATGAGAAAGACGAAGTCGTTGCTCAAGCTCCGCGCCAAGAAGTCCATACCCTCGGATTACTCCACCGCGCAGTGCACGCCTTCGTATTCAACCATAAAGGAGAGGTCTTT
This genomic window from Opitutales bacterium contains:
- a CDS encoding GTP cyclohydrolase I FolE2, whose protein sequence is MSNDTHPMPPASSLNRTYDAHFATDDAYRDALPDPQNNGRPAVVKADAPIAHVGVSNFRLPLRFARHGGSEITLEASILGSVPCPGGRKGINMSRIVRSFYDHKDQLFSLDSLEPILRDYCAELDAEQARLKLSFNYPIEQHSLRSGMTGTQFYQSAFEGLIEADSRFRRRIEFDFVYSSACPCSADLAEHAELTRSAYSVPHSQRSKARVWIELAPGENLSLESIQRLCLSALKTETQVLVRREDEQAFAELNGAHLKFVEDAARQLSEKLESRDEILDYRIACSHLESLHSHDAIAVMVKGIEGGYTGDFDAFATLVV